The Magnolia sinica isolate HGM2019 chromosome 3, MsV1, whole genome shotgun sequence genome includes the window GGCCCAATATTCAGCCAGCCCATTGTTCAGCTCTCGATTCCAGAGGCATTTATTTACGATAACACCATTCTCATTCGAGGTTTTCTGCAATACATCCCCACGCAACGCCGTATGATAGATCGAGATCGTAGCGGTTGGATTTGAGTTTTTTTCAATGACCCAACCCATTTATGATAGTGCTCCTGTTAGATTGAGTACTTAAAATCTTCGATTATAAAGAGACTATGTAGACCGTCCATATTCACCACAAAAGAGTAAATTTATCAAAGAGTTTATATaatcaaatcagattttttattatttttatataacttACCATACAAAGTGAGAAAAACcagataaacagtttggatcattgaaagatgacctAGATTCAAAGACTAAAGTCACGACATATATTATTACAATACATATGCATGTATTCTAGCAAATCACTTTCAATTCACGacttaatattttattaattacaGTTAGCATGGAAAGGTGTAGATGATTTTGTCTGTTTGCGTGCCTTTGCCTATCCTTCTCTCATCTCTTCTCTGACCAAAATATAATACAGAGTGTATGATTGAGGATTTGCACGACCCGAAGAAAGAACTTTTCAGAGCTGTGGCCAATATCGAGCAATGGCGTGTGGTAGATAACTAAACATCCGCCTATCTTATCATCTTGACTGTCCGTACGATGGTCTCACTAAACCAACGGCTTAAAACTGGTGTCCGGATCAAACAGagaaaccatatatatatatcgagaTCGTTTTGGCCCACctttctctattttctcttttctctctttcctatTAAACAACTCCTCCTCCACGTGCTTCTGCATTTGGCCGCGATTTCGATAGTACACATTTAAAAatcatcttctctctcttctctctcttacacactctCTTTCTCAGTCCTCCTTCAAaggatagaagttttggatttacatCACAACAGcaagattatttttaaaaaaaaaaaaaaaagaaagaaaagaaaaagctccACAGATCTACAGACATGCAACCCTAGGTTTTCTCTATTCCTTTCATTCATCTTACAAGCACCGCAGAGATAGAGACAGAGACAGTGAGAAGAAGAGATGGGAGATAAAGGAGAAGATATTGGAGAAGGCATGCAATGCAGCGAACACCCCTACAGGAAGAATCCAGGCGGCATCTGTGCTTTCTGCCTACAAGAGAAGCTAGGAAAGCTCGTCTCCTCTTCCAAATCCAACTCCTTTTATCCCATCGCCGctccttcttcctcctcatcctctcCCTCCTTCCGCTCCGATGGCGCCGTTCCCCCCTCCAACCAAATCCCCTTCTTTGCCCACAAGAAAAAGAAGGTAATGTCATCCACCGACGCCAACCTCATACTCAAGCGTAGCAGATCCGTCGCCGTCCCTCGCCATCTCTCCTCATCCGACGCCAGCGATGACAGCCCCCGCAAGAAGAGCTTCTGGTCCTTTCTCCACCTCTCCAGGCGTAGGGCCTTACGAGATGGGCAGCCGCCGCCGCCGCAGCCGCAGCAGCAGGCCCCCTGCGCCGGAGTAGGACGGAAAGACAGCAACAACAAGGCTAGCTCAGGCGGAGATGAGAACGAGAGCCCGAACAGTAGCCATGCGTCGTCGGCAGCATCGTCCTCCTTCGGGAGGAAGGTAGCGAGATCGAGATCGGTGGGGTGTGGTAGCAGGAGCTTCTCAGGGGATTTACTGGAGAGGATATCGACTGGTTTGGGAGACTGCGCGCTGAGGCGAGTGGAATCGCAGAGGGAGGCGAAGCCGAAGATGGTCCTGCATCGGGTGGCTGATAATGAAAGGATCAAACAAAGGGTGAAATGTGGAGGAATTTTTGGAGGTTTTGGGATGagctcttcttcctcctcatcttatTGGCTCTCTGATGATTTCAATGGCAGGatttcaagtgggcccactcACCATGGTCGTAACAGTAGCAGGAGCTGGGGCTGGGCTTTTGCTAGTCCCATGAGAGCTTTCAGGCCTTCCAACAAATCCTACATCGCTACTTCCGATCAAGACGCTGGTAAAAGAAGAGATCATATCCATAACGCCGCTGCCAACAACACTTCCACCACCACCAATCACATCGGTGCATCTCCTTCCTTATTGGCGGTCAGAAGCTAGCTCTCTCTCTCGTTcgcgttttcttcttcttcttcttcctttctctccagatttgtttttttttttttttcaatgaaatcaTCTTTCCTATCTTTTTTGGCttgatttttctccttttttttttctttttttcttttttcttttttttaatttgtcaCACTGTATTTCTACTGTATCTACTTGGAATTATGAAGACATGACAAGTTAATGAGATGTGTTTCTAGGCatttttagcttctttttttttcttttttttaaagtttttctcttcttcatcttcgttttttttttttttctttatttatttatcatattgCATATTTGTTATTAAATACAGTTGGTGATGATGATGGGTTTAGCTTGGTTTCTTGGGACTTGGTTATTTTTCTGAGCCTCCGCAGCGTCTGTTTGATATAGTGTGATGATGATGGGTCTGAAATATACTTTTTAACATGTAATaagatgctttttcttttttatcttttttctcttctttaattGAGATATATCAGTCCTTATACTTGCcgggttaaaaagaaaaaataaaaaaaagatgatggagacTAGACACTGGGAAGGAAGGTCCTGTCCCTTTCCCATGGGTTCTGAGTTATGAATGAGAGAGACGGGGGGGTTTGTAGAATTGTAGTTGGTGGTTGGACCTTTTCAGATGGGCCGATTTGTTTTCTAGTTGAGGGACTTTTCAACTGGAGTCTTCTTTGGTTTGAGAAGGCCCCGGACCGGATTTTTTGTGATAGATAGTGTATGTGAACACACATGACGTCCATTTCCCTGCCCCACCCATATGCTACTGTCCTTTAGCTTCTTGGATGGAGACAGTTTAGCATTGATTTCACTCATCTTCTCTGCATGCTGGAGAAAACAGAAGGTGGGCTCCATCTCTTTCTGTAATCTATATCTCAGACAAAAGGTAAGAGACAAAACGAGGCAGGGATAGAAAGAGCCCTGATCCTCGATTTGCCCAATCTCTCATGGATGGCCCATTTCCCTTTCCTCACCCTCCCAATTATGCCAATTATCAGCTTCTCTTCACCATCTTTTTATTTCTGTCTAGGACTTTCTTTCTTATAAAAATtgtacatggtgggacccattgggTATGGAGCACAACCAAAGGATTAAACTGATCCAAGTgatcaaccatccatttggtgactaatcaaatggatggttgaccCTCTACTTATTAAAGCTTTTGGTCAGCAACATAAGGAAACCTGCCCCACCACCTAGAAAATGTACCCGGGTCCATCACAAGGTCTTGTTGTCTCAACCTGCTGGAGATGCAATTTACTTGCTCATCTAAGATTCATAGGTTTATGATTTTCTCATCggccagtggggcccattatAACAACGGTTTTGATCACACTGTAAAATAGGCTCGAACAATAAAAACCATAACGATGGCGTCCAGCCTATCACCCTAGCATTATTATAATTCCTCAAAAACAACACCAGGACCTCTCTCGAGGTTCCAAGTTTGGACTCGCACCCCTCCCCAGGCTCCACTAAAACAACCATATAAAGAGAAAAAGCTATCATTTACATGGCCTCATGGGAATAGGTGGGaccgttgatcaggtgggccaccatgtggatgtCCTGATAAATGATAGGTGATTGGACTCTGCTAGCCATTCAATTACTGGCTCACAAGAATGGCACATGTTCTATACATGAAGAACCTCGTGACAGCTTGGATGGTCACAAGTtatccaatcaatgtgattttggcGTGTAACCTGTCCACGTGATGtggccatcagatcaacggtcctcAGTGTAGACTAAAAGCTTGTTTGGCAGATGTCTAGGACGGGCAACCAGCATCATGTGGTCCTATTGGAGCCAAAAGTAGGCATGATCTGTTGATATGGGTCTCTATTCCACACTAACCCGGTGGTTTTGATCATATTGTTATAGCTGTATATGGATCATTAGAAGAAAGTTTTCAACTCAGCGACTCAGCAGTGTAAGCATTCATCTGGAATGATTAGATCAGTGTCCACTAAAGATATATATCTTGTAAATGATCACATATatacatgagctaaaaaatgaggcagacacAAAAGCCAACTAGGCCATCTGCCATGACAAACAATAAGGAATATTAAAGGTCCAACATTTATGAaagattgatatatatatatatatatatatatatatatatatatatatatatatatatatatataagcatcacGTTGGCCCTACCCAACCATTTATGAAAGATTGATATATATAAGCATCACGTGGGCCCTAACCACAAAGGTTTCAACGTGAACATTCAATTCCCATTCCCTTCtctatggtggcccacttgagttttggatttgtgtCGAATCCTCAATGGAACTAGGGAAACTGCTGGACGCAAATGCATGTCACACACCTACATCACATCATCGGGAGCCAAAGGGGATGAGATGCATGCGGCTTCAGTGTATCcctgtctgtggggcccacttatatctatgatgtccatctgttttgccagatcattttaaactatgatttaaaaaatgcaacatattcaaatctcaagcagaccacaccataggaaaccgtgttgattgaactctcaccattacaAACTTTACAAGGGCCACcggaatgcttatttgccatccaacctgttaataaggtcacatagacctg containing:
- the LOC131239186 gene encoding uncharacterized protein LOC131239186, which encodes MGDKGEDIGEGMQCSEHPYRKNPGGICAFCLQEKLGKLVSSSKSNSFYPIAAPSSSSSSPSFRSDGAVPPSNQIPFFAHKKKKVMSSTDANLILKRSRSVAVPRHLSSSDASDDSPRKKSFWSFLHLSRRRALRDGQPPPPQPQQQAPCAGVGRKDSNNKASSGGDENESPNSSHASSAASSSFGRKVARSRSVGCGSRSFSGDLLERISTGLGDCALRRVESQREAKPKMVLHRVADNERIKQRVKCGGIFGGFGMSSSSSSSYWLSDDFNGRISSGPTHHGRNSSRSWGWAFASPMRAFRPSNKSYIATSDQDAGKRRDHIHNAAANNTSTTTNHIGASPSLLAVRS